The nucleotide sequence TATCTAACTCAACAACTTTCAAAGTAAGTGAACGTCCTTTATAATCAGAGAAATCTTCTACATAATGACGCTCGACTAGTGAAGCAGGAATGAAACCGCGGACACCAAGGTCAACGACAAGACCGCCTTTCACAACGTCTTTCACTTCCGCTTCAAAAACTTCATTGTTTTCGAATTTTTCTTCAAGATCAACCCATGCTTTTTCAGCATCTACCGCACGTTTCGAAAGGACAATTTCATCATCGTCGACTTTCTTAACTTGCAACGTTAGTTCATCACCTTCGGATACAGCGTCGCCAGCTTTTTCAATGTGCAGGCTGGAAAGCTCGCTAATTGGAACTATTCCATCTGTCTTATATCCGACATCTACAAGGACTTGCTTGTCCTCAACTTTTGTAACCTTCCCAGTAACAGTTGAACCCACCTCAAAGGTATTTTCGGATACTTGATTCATTTCTTCAGCCATTTTCACTACCTCCTTAAATCCCAACAAACGCCAAAGTCTGCTTAATCAATATTTTCAGAACAAGAAATGTTCTTTTTTCTAACTTCTAACATTCGGTTGAATTTGTCAAGTGTAAAGTCTATCATTATTTATATTTTTCAAGCAATTCTGCAATTGATGCCATAATTGCTGCTGTTGCTTCTTTAGCGGAAGCTTTCTCGTCACGTAACGACTGCATATCAATCGGTTTTCCAAAGGCTACTTTAACTTTACTAAAAGGCTTATAAGAACCAATGACCGCTGCTGGAACGACATAAGCATTTGAACGCAGCGCAAAGAAACCAGCACCTGAAAGTCCTTCTCCCAACTCTCCTGTCTTACTGCGTGTTCCCTCAGGGAAAAGACCAAGAACTTCTCCTTCTTTTAGCAATTTTAACCCTTGGCGGAGCGCTTGCTTATCCCCCATTCCTCTCTTAACAGGAAAAGCATTAATACTTTGCATCAACT is from Bacillus tianshenii and encodes:
- a CDS encoding lysophospholipid acyltransferase family protein, with the translated sequence MNLYRVGYNLVKVVFHSTYRIEVIGSENVPKDGGILLCSNHISNFDPPMVGICAPRPIHFMAKDELFKYPVVKQLMQSINAFPVKRGMGDKQALRQGLKLLKEGEVLGLFPEGTRSKTGELGEGLSGAGFFALRSNAYVVPAAVIGSYKPFSKVKVAFGKPIDMQSLRDEKASAKEATAAIMASIAELLEKYK